GAATGTTAGGAAATTGTAAGGTTCAATATGTGATTGAGGCAGATAGCAGTGTCTATCCTTGTGACTTCTATGTATTAGATGAAAATCGAATGGGATACTTAACTGAAAATACTTTATTTGAACTATTAGAGAGTAGTCAATTGAATCGTTTCTTATGTGAAAAAACAGAACCCTATGAATATTGTAAAACTTGTCCGTTTGTAAAGATGTGTCAAGGGGGTTGCAAACGAATGAAGCATGCAATGTATTTAAATAAAGAAGAAACCTATTGTGGCTATCAAGATTTTTTATCACATAAATTAGGACGTATGCAACATGTTTCTAAAATGCTTTATCAGTAAACTAAATAAAACCAAAAAGGATTCCTGCTTAGGGAATCTTTTTTTATTTTTTTATGAAAGCGCTTGACGACATAAAAAAAGATGGTATACTGACTACATTGAACAAAAAAGAACAAAGAAAAACAAATTAGAACAAATTAAGACAAAAAACCAAAAAATGGAGGGGTAAAATGATTAATATTATTTTAATCAGTCATGGATACTATGCTAGGGAAGCATTAGCAAGTGCAGAAATGATTGTAGGTAAACAAGAAGATTGTTATTCAATCTCTGTAACGGATGATAAAGGTTTAGATAGAGTGGAACAAGATCTTTTAAATATTTACAGTCAATTAGAAGACAAGAGAAAAGTTTTGATTCTTTGTGATATTTTTGGAGGAACACCTTCAAATACTGCAGTTCGTTTTTTAATGAATCATCCAGAAATCCAAGTGATTTCCGGTTTTAACTTACCTATGCTTTTAGATATTTTTCTGAGCAGAGATTCTTCCTTAAAAGATATCGCAAGTAGAATGAATACGGTTTATACAGATACAATGGTTGATATCAATAAATTATTAAGCAAACAAGAGGAAGAGGAATTAGTGATAGAAGAAAGTATAGAATTATAGGAGGAGAAAAAATGTCGATTAAGTTAGTAAGAATAGATGATCGTTTGATACATGGACAAGTTGCTACAACATGGATAAAAAATTACGGAGTGGAACAAGTCCTTATTATTGATGACAAAGCAAAAGCAGATCCAATGCAACAATCAGTAGCAAATTTCGCAGCTCCACAAGGTGTTAAAGTTATTATTTTTGGTGTAGAACAATTTATTAATATAATAAAGAAAAATGAAATTAAAAAAGCTACTTTATTACTATTTACAAATTCTATTGATGTTTTGAAAGTTGTTGATGCAGGTTTAGATATTCCAGAAGTGAATGCAGGTGGAATGAGATTTAATGAAACTAGAAAAAGAGTTACTAAAGCTATTTCTGTAACAGCAGAAGAGCACCAAGCTTTTCTTGATTTAATTAGTAAAGGGATTCATATTAATGTTCAAATGATTCCAAATGATCAAAAAGAAGATTATAAAACATTATCATATAATGTATAGAAGGGAAGGATTATATTGTTATTAAACGCTATTTTAATCGCTATTTGGTCAGGTTTTTGTGCTTTAGACCAATTTGGGCCTCATCTAGGATTTAGAAAACCTTTGTTAGCCGGAGTTATTGTAGGATTTATTTTAGGCGATCCTCTTCAAGGATTAATTATTGCAGGAACACTTGAATTGATGTGGCTAGGAACAAATAATATTGGTGCCTATCAGCCACCAGATGTTATTTCAGGATCAATTGTAGGTGTAGCCATTGGTATTTTATCCGGTGGAGGAGGAGAAGCCGGAGTTTCGGCAGGAGTTGCTGTTGCTATCCCTGTAGCTCTTCTTGTTCAACAATTAAGCATGGTTGTAATGACAATGAATGTTTCTTTAGTTCACAAAGCAGATTCTGTAGTAGAAAGTGGAAAATTCTATGAAATAGACAAATTACAGTATTTAGGTGGATTATCCTTTTTCATGAGTAGAGCGATTCCAGTATTTATTGCCGTATATTTAGGTGCACCTGCAGTTGAAGCTGTGTTAGATTTTATTCCAGCTTTTATTATGACAGGTTTAGCAATAGCATCAAAAATTATTCCTGCAGTTGGTTTAGCTATGCTTTTATCAATGATGATGAAAAAAGATATGTGGATTTTCCTAACATTAGGATTTACTTTAGCAACTTTTTTACAATTACCAACTATCGCAATCGCATCAATCGCAATTTGTTTTGCTGCTTTATACGATATGATTGTTAATCGTAATATTCAAGTAAATACTGATACAAATAGTGACTCGAGTCATGTAACAGTCAGTGATGATGAAGGGAGTTATGATTTATAATGGATAATAATAAATTAGAAAACAATAAACATTCAGCGATGGACGTTACAGGAGGAACAGGAGTTATTGCTGTTTCGACAGAAAAAATACAAAAATCTGATTTGAATAAGATGTTTTGGAGATCACAGATGATTCAATTTTCTCATAATTATGAGAGAATGCAGAGTTTAAGTACATTATATGCACTTACTCCTGTTTTAAATAGACTGTATGCAGATCAACCTATTGACTTACGAATTAATGCTCAGAAGAGACATTTAGAATTTTTCAATAGTCATCCTGTTTTGATTCCATTCATTTTGGGAATCACTGCTGCATTAGAAGAAAGTACAGATGAAGATGAAAAAGAATCTGTTATTGCTGTAAAAACAAGTCTCATGGGGCCTTTAGCAGGAATGGGAGATAGCTTACTAAACTTTACATGGTTTCCAATTGCTGGATCCATAGGTGGAGCAATGGCAATTGAAGGGAATTTTTTAGGACCAATCGTTATGTTTCTAATGATTAATGCCCTTTATATTCCGTTGAAATATTATGGGATTCATATGGGATTTAGTAAAGGCCGTGAATTATTAACCTCAGGAGCTGGAAAAAAAGTTTTAGATCGAATTAGTACAATGGCAAATGTATTAGGTGTCATGGTAGCTGGAGGATTAATTGCAACAGTAGTGAATGTAAAACTGGGATTGCAATTCGGTGAAGGAGAATCACCTATTGTTATTCAAGATATGCTCGATCGTGTAATGCCAAACTTATTACCATTACTCATTACTTTACTCTGTTTTTACTTAGTGAAAAAATGGAACGGTAAACATATTGTAGCTATTATCTTTAGTATAATTGCTATTTCTATTGTATTAGCTGCATTGGGTATTCTTATTTAAAAGTAATGAAAGGAGTTTATTATGAGAGCTATTTTAGTTTTAATGGATACGTTGAGAAAAGATGTCTTAACTTCATATAATGAAAAAAGTGAGATTATTACACCTAACTTGGATGCATTTTGTGATGATTCGTTAATCTTTGATAATCATTATATTGGATCGACACCATGTA
The Jeotgalibaca sp. MA1X17-3 genome window above contains:
- a CDS encoding PTS sugar transporter subunit IIA, with the protein product MINIILISHGYYAREALASAEMIVGKQEDCYSISVTDDKGLDRVEQDLLNIYSQLEDKRKVLILCDIFGGTPSNTAVRFLMNHPEIQVISGFNLPMLLDIFLSRDSSLKDIASRMNTVYTDTMVDINKLLSKQEEEELVIEESIEL
- a CDS encoding PTS sugar transporter subunit IIB, coding for MSIKLVRIDDRLIHGQVATTWIKNYGVEQVLIIDDKAKADPMQQSVANFAAPQGVKVIIFGVEQFINIIKKNEIKKATLLLFTNSIDVLKVVDAGLDIPEVNAGGMRFNETRKRVTKAISVTAEEHQAFLDLISKGIHINVQMIPNDQKEDYKTLSYNV
- a CDS encoding PTS sugar transporter subunit IIC — its product is MLLNAILIAIWSGFCALDQFGPHLGFRKPLLAGVIVGFILGDPLQGLIIAGTLELMWLGTNNIGAYQPPDVISGSIVGVAIGILSGGGGEAGVSAGVAVAIPVALLVQQLSMVVMTMNVSLVHKADSVVESGKFYEIDKLQYLGGLSFFMSRAIPVFIAVYLGAPAVEAVLDFIPAFIMTGLAIASKIIPAVGLAMLLSMMMKKDMWIFLTLGFTLATFLQLPTIAIASIAICFAALYDMIVNRNIQVNTDTNSDSSHVTVSDDEGSYDL
- a CDS encoding PTS system mannose/fructose/sorbose family transporter subunit IID, producing MDNNKLENNKHSAMDVTGGTGVIAVSTEKIQKSDLNKMFWRSQMIQFSHNYERMQSLSTLYALTPVLNRLYADQPIDLRINAQKRHLEFFNSHPVLIPFILGITAALEESTDEDEKESVIAVKTSLMGPLAGMGDSLLNFTWFPIAGSIGGAMAIEGNFLGPIVMFLMINALYIPLKYYGIHMGFSKGRELLTSGAGKKVLDRISTMANVLGVMVAGGLIATVVNVKLGLQFGEGESPIVIQDMLDRVMPNLLPLLITLLCFYLVKKWNGKHIVAIIFSIIAISIVLAALGILI